GGGCACGGGTTGCGGCATCCACACGCTTGAGCAGCTCGACCTTTTCGGCACGGCTGATCACTTCCAGCGGGTTGTCCGGGCCGTACAACTGGGTCACGTCCTGGGTGCTGAACGCCTGCACGGTGCCGTTCTGTCCGGCACGGGAAATCGAGCGCGCCGCACGGGCGGCCAGGCCCAGGGCTTCCAGGGTAATGGCATTGCTATAGGCAAAGCCGGTCTTCTCACCGGACTGCGCACGTACACCAACCCCTTGGTCCAAGTTGAAGCTGCCGTCCTTGACGATCCCATCTTCCAGGGACCATGACTCAGAGATCTGGCCCTGGAAATACAGGTCTGCTGCATCAATGCCCGGCCCAGCCAGGTCGCCCAGTACGGTTTGCAGACTTTCGATGGTCACGCCACCGGGCGCCAGGAGGTGTTCACTGACTGAGGACAACAACTCGCTCATAGGTTCGGCCTTAAATTCATCGTTCTGAAGCAGGTCGCTGTGCGCCCTGCGAGAAAAAGCGCCGGTGGCCTGCCACCGGCATACGCGCCCGTATCGACGCTTGTTCGCTGCTATCGCGTTCGGCCAACAACACCGCTTCGCCTTGATCCTGTTGTGCCAGCACCCGCCCCCACGGATCAACAATCGCCCCATGTCCATAGGTTTCCCGCGGCCCCGGGTGCACGCCACCTTGCGCGGCCGCCAGCAGGTAACACTGGGTTTCAATAGCCCGCGCACGGATCAGCACATCCCAGTGCGCCGCGCCGGTCACCGCCGTAAAGGCCGAGGGCGCGGTAATCAATTCGGCACCCGCCGCGCGTAATTCGCTGTACAGCTCCGGAAAGCGCAGGTCATAACAGACCGTCAGCCCCAGGCGCCCGACCGGCGTATCGGCCACCACCACGTGATTGCCGTAAGCATAGTCGTCGGATTCACGATAACGACCGCGCGCGTCAGCCACATCCACGTCAAACAGGTGCAGCTTGTCGTAGCGGGCGACGATCTGACCCTGTGCGTCGATCAACAACGAGCAGGCATTGGACTTGGCGTCGGGGTGATCCTGTGGGGGCAACGGCAGTGTGCCGGCCACTATCCATAAGTTGAGGTCACGGGCGGCCAGTTTCAACCAGGGCAGGATCGGCCCCTCGCCCAACGCTTCGGCACGGCCGATGGCGGCCACATCGCGCCGGCCCATGGCGGCGAAGTTTTCCGGCAGGACCGCCAGTTGCGCGCCCTCTGCCGCAGCCTGCTCCAGCAAGCGCCTGGCCTGGGCCAGGTTGGCCAGGACATCGCTCTGGCTGACCATCTGGATTACCGCAAAGGACATGGGCCGACACTCCATAAAAAGCATGGGGCCATGCTACTCCACAGGCGCTTATTGTGGTTTTTCAAATGGCTTGTCGAAGGTGATTTTTGGATCTTTCCATGGCCCTTCCACCTTGTACTGGACGCTGGCAAAACGCGAAACCCGATCACCGATCAACTTGTCGATCAAAAACAACGCGCCGCCAATGGCCGGCGCGCCCACGATCAACGCGGCAATCGGCAGGTTGTTGGTCACCGGCAAGGTCACCAGCAACTTGGCATCGACACGATCAGCCACCAGGTCCAGGGTGCCGTTTAGCTCCAGATTGCTCGACGGCCCCGTGAGGATAATCGGCTCACGGGTCACAAACACACCATTGCTGGCAGCCAACAAGCCCTTGACCCGGTCGTAGCTAAGGCCCTTGCCGAGCAAGTCCGAGAAGTCCAGGCGCAAACGCCGGCCAATCGAGTTGAAATTCAGCAAGCCAAACACCCGTAAAGCCTGGGCACCGCCCTCGACCTCGACGAACTGGCCCTTGCGGAATGACGCATCCAGGCTGCCGGAAAAACGCTTGGGCCCAACCCACGCAGGCGAACCCGGCCAGCGCCCATCAACATCCAGATGAAAATCCTGGCTAGTCACCGTGGGCGCAAAGCCCCAGCCCTTGAGCACATCGGCGATATTCTTGCCGTCCAGGCGTCCCTTGTACCAACTGTTGCTCGCGCCAGGAGCCCCTTCCCAACCACCAGCGCCCTTGAGCTGCATGCCCTTGAGACCCAAGTCGAGGTTGTTGAAGGCCATGCCCTTGGCTGTCGGACGCACCTTCAAGGACCAAGCGCCGATCAGGTCGGGGCCCTGGAACAACTGGGCAATGGCGATATCCAGCGCGGGAATATCCTTGGGATTGATGCTGGCCAGGGGATCAGGCGCGTTTTCATCGGCCTGTATCGTAGGGTCGACCGCCGGCAGCTTCACATACTGCAGGTTGATGGCAATGGGCGCACCCTTCGCATCTGGCAGGCCAACCGTGCCCTTGGCCTGCTGGCTGTCGAGTTGCAGGCCCCAGGCGGCGGGCTTGCGGTCCAGTTTCAGGGTGACCTGGTCGAACTGGGTCCCAAAGCCTGTCAGCTTGCCGATCTTGAAATCGGCACTGCTCAGCAGTTGCTTGGCATTGCCGCCCGGATCATTGCCGGCGTAGCGCTCTACCAACTTCTTCCAGGGATCGATATCCAGTTCCGACAGCACCCCGCGAATCCGCAGGCCCTTGCCACCGGGCAGCAAGGCGTCGCCATCACCGAGGAACAGCTCGCCCCGGCCCTGGGCAAAGTTGTCCGCCGGGGCTGCAAAGGTAAAGTTCGCCAACTCGCCGTAATCAAACCAGTAACGCCGCTCCGCGCCTTGCAAGGTCATGCGGAACACACTCTCACGACCCTGGCTGGCGGGCATGCCAAACGGCGCCGGCAAGTCCACTGCCACGCCCTTGAGGTTGGAGCTGACCCGCAACTGGCTGTCGGCACCATCCAGATCGAGTTGCAGTTGGTACGGGATATCCCCGGATACCGGCAGAGGCTGGCTGACTTTCAGCCAGTCGGTAAGGCGCTTGACCGTTACCTGGCCCTTGGCGGTGACCCGTGTGCTGAGATTTCCTGGCTTGCCACCGGCAGCAATCTGCGCAGTGATCGGCCGGTCAAAGGCTTGGGCGCTGATGTTCTGGCCACTCAGGCCCTTGGCGCTGTCGAAGCGGAACTCGCCCTTGAGCTGGTTCAGGTCCAGGGTCGGCTCAGCCAGTTGCAGGCGCGCCTTGTCGGTCTTGAAGTCCACTACAATTTTCGGCTCGGCGCCCTTGGCCAGGGGAATATCCAGGTCCAGGGAACCTTGCAGGTCGCCCTCGCCTTTCCAGCCGGCAAACGTCGACGCCGTGCCGATGGGCGCGTCCTGAAGGATCTTCAGGCCGTCCCCCAGACCGCCGGCAAACCCGCCCGTCAGCAGCAAATGGCTGTCATGGCCGGGCAGCGCATGGGGAATGTTGACGTAGATATCCTTGACCTTGGTATCGAGCAGTTGCCCCTTGCTGGCCAGGATGCGCACGCCGGTCTCTTCGACGAACACTTCACCGGCCACCTTGCTGACATGGGGCCAGCCCGGCTGGAATGCCAATTCGGCGTCATGCACCTTGAAGAACAGGCTGATATTGCGCGCCGCCGTCAGCGCATCGTGGTTCAGCGAGCCTTGATACTGGAAGAACCCTTCCTCGACCGCACCCTTGAGTATGGCTGTACGCAGCCACTCATCCAGGGCCGGGCTCAACACCGCAGGCAAGTACTTGGGGGTGAAGCGCCCATCGCCATCGACCATGCCGACCCGCAGGTCCATGTAGTCTTCCTGGCTATGATCGAAATGCAGGCGAATCAGGAAATCCGCCGCCACCTTGCCCTCTTCCCCGAGCACCTTGATATACGGTGCAATCAGCGTGAAGCCTTGCTTATCCAGCTTCCACGTCAAGCGTGCATTGGCCTGGATGTACTGCCAGGGCTTGGCGAAAATCGGGTCCAGGTGCAAGACGAAATCCTTGCTGTCCATGCGCAACTCGCCCTGGCCCAGGTCGCCACTGATGCTCCCGGATACATTGCGGGCCGCCGGCGCGCCGAAATAGGCGTCAAAGCCCACGCGGTCGAGGTTGGCGGCGAAGCTAACGCGCTGGTCGCCCTCCTCCTGCGGACGATAATCCACTAGCACATTGCGCAGCACGCCCGTGGCCTTCAACGCCTCTACGGTCTTGGCAAAACCTTCCGGCAATGGCGCCAGAGCATTGAGCAAGGGGGTAATCGGCGTCAGATCCAGGCGGTCGGCCTGCAGATTCCAGATCTCCTGCGCCTTGTCGGTGGCCAGGGTTTGCTGCAATTGCAGGTGCGACTCCCAACGGGTGTCGCCCAGGTTCATGGCCAAAGAGTCGAAGACCACCTTCAGACCGCTGTCACTGCGCTGCAGGTAGGCCGTGAGGCCCAGGTTCTGGATGCTCGTGGGCTTGCGCTGGGCATAACGGACCTTCACCTGCGGCGCATTGAGCCGGGTGGCGGCACTTTGCAGGGTGCCATTGGCCCAGGTCAGCCAGAACTCACCGCCGGCTTTCAACTCGCTGAGTTTCCAGTCCCGGGTCAACTTCGCCGGTATCCATTGCGCCCAATTGCTCTGGGGCAGGCTCAGGTACGCCTGGACTTCACCGTCGCGCCACTGGCTGGCACGGATCCGCGTGCGCAGGCTGAGAGCCAGCGGTTGCCCATCGGGCAAGGTCAGGCGGGCATCCAGGCGCTGGCGAGTGGCGCCGGTTTGCAGGCTCAAGCCCACGTAGGTCAAGGTCAGCGGCGCTTGTTCGAACGGCTGCAAGGTAACCTGGCTGTCCAGCAGCGAGACCTTTGCCACCGCCTGCATGCGCTTGAGCAGTTGCTCCGGGTCCAAGGGCTGGTCGTCCTGCACCGGCAGGCCTTGCAACGCCCAATGGCCGTCCTGGTCTTCCTTGACGCTGAGCTGCAAGCCGCTGACTTCCAGATGGGCAATGCGCACATCCCACGCCAGCAGGCTGGCCCAGAGATCGGGCACCACTTGCACCTGGTCCAGGCGCACGGCACTGCTGCCTTCACCGACCATCACATCATGGGCGAGCAATACCGGGGCAAAGCCGCTCCAACGCCCTTCCAGGCTGCCAATGCTCAGGGGCATGTCGATCGCCGCCTGTGCCTTGACCTCGACTTCGCCGCGGTACTCCGCCACCAATGGCGTCAATTCACGGCCCAGGCTGACGTAGACCGCCGCCAGCACCAACAGCAATGCACACAGGCCAAGGCCCCAACGGGTCAGTGCGGCAAAAAAGCGTGGCAGACGCTCCATGTCAGGCGACCCTCAAGGTAATAGTCGGACGGCAGATCAAGGTTTGCCGGTCTCGTTGAAAAGGACTGATGCGGATCAGAGCAGCACCACGTCGTATTGTTCCTGGGAATACATGGTTTCGACCTGGAAACGGATAGTGCGGCCAATAAAGCCCTCCAATTCCGCTACGTTGCCTGACTCTTCGTCTAGCAAACGGTCCACTACCTTCTGGTTGGCCAGGACTCTATAACCCTCGGCCTGGTAAGCGCGTGCCTCCCGTAGGATTTCCCGGAAAATCTCGTAGCAAACCGTTTCCGGAGTCTTCAACTTACCGCGCCCCTGACAACTGCTACACGGCTCGCACAGCACTTGTTCAAGACTTTCGCGCGTGCGCTTGCGGGTCATCTGTACCAGGCCCAACTCGGTGATACCGATGATGTTGGTCTTGGCGTGATCGCGCTCCAGTTGCTTTTCAAGGGTGCGCAACACCTGGCGCTGGTGTTCTTCATCTTCCATGTCGATGAAGTCGATGATGATGATCCCGCCCAGGTTGCGCAGGCGCAGTTGGCGGGCAATGGCAGTGGCGGCTTCGAGGTTGGTCTTGAAGATCGTTTCTTCAAGGTTGCGATGGCCGACGAAGGCGCCGGTGTTCACGTCAATGGTGCTCATGGCTTCCGCCGGGTCCACCACCAGGTAGCCACCGGACTTGAGCGGCACCTTGCGTTCCAGGGCCTTCTGGATTTCGTCCTCGACGCCATACAGGTCGAAAATCGGCCGTTCACCGGGGTAGTGTTCCAGGCGGTCGGCGATTTCCGGCATCAGTTCGGCAACAAATTGCGTGGTTCGCTGGAAGGTTTCCCGCGAGTCGATGCGAATTTTCTCGATCTTGGGGCTGACCAAGTCGCGTAGGGTTCGCAGGGCCAGGCCCAGGTCTTCATAGATGACGCTCGGCGCGCCGATGGTCTTGATCTGGGCAGCGATCTGGTCCCACAGGCGCCGCAGGTAGCGAATGTCCATGAGGATCTCGTCGGCACCGGCGCCCTCGGCGGCGGTGCGCAGGATAAAGCCGCCCGCTTCTTTGATGCCTTCGGCCGCCACGCAATCGCTGACGACCTTTTTCAAGCGCTCACGCTCGCCTTCGTCTTCGATTTTCAGGGAAATGCCGACATGGGCGGTGCGTGGCATGTAAACCAGGTAGCGCGAAGGAATCGATAACTGCGTGGTCAGGCGCGCGCCCTTGGAGCCGATCGGATCCTTGGTGACTTGCACCACCAGGCTCTGCCCTTCATGCACCAGGGCGCTGATGCTCTCGACAGCCGGGCCTTCGCGCAGGGAAATTTCCGAGGCATGGATAAATGCCGCGCGGTCCAGGCCGATATCGACAAAGGCCGCCTGCATCCCAGGCAACACCCGCACGACCTTGCCTTTATAGATATTGCCAACGATCCCGCGCTTCTGGGTGCGCTCGACGTGCACTTCCTGCAAAACACCGTTTTCTACCACCGCCACGCGCGATTCCATCGGCGTGATATTGATCAGAATCTCTTCACTCATGGCTGGGTCTCGTTCAGGCGTTTTCACAATAGTGGCCGATCGCTTAAATGTGGCGCTGGAGTAAAGCGTTCAGCGCACGGAAAGGTGTTGCCAACAGGGTATGCCGAAATGGCTCAGCAGTTCTGCTGTTTCGCAGACCGGCAGGCCAACGACTGCGGAGTAGCTGCCATTGAGGCCGGCGACAAACACCGCCGCCAGCCCTTGGATAGCATAGCCGCCCGCCTTGTCCTGGGGTTCCCCGCTGTGCCAGTAAGTCGTTGCTTCGTGTGTTGAAATCTTGCGAAAGCGCACGCGGCTACTGACCAGGCGCGTTTCGCAGCGCTGGCCATCGAGCACGGCAATGGCGGTGAGGACTTCGTGTTCACGATCAGAAAGGGCCAGCAGCATGGCCAGGGCATCGGCCTGATCCAGGGGCTTGCCCAGGATTCGGCCATCGAGGATGACGGCGGTATCGGCGCCCAGCACGCAGGTATTTGCGCTGTCGGCCAATGTCGCCAGGCCTGCGGCGGCTTTGCCACGGGCCAGGCGTTCGACATAGGCCGCAGGTGATTCGTTGCCCAGGGGTGTTTCATCGATGGCGGCGTTGACCACGGTGAACGGCACGCCGATCTGGGTCAGCAGTTCACGTCGCCGAGGAGAGCCGGAGGCCAGATAAAGCGCATGCATTGCAGACTCTCCCTGTGGGTTCGATAACCAGGCAGAGCCTCGCGACCCACTCAATTGATTTTATAGCGGCGACGCAACCCACGCAGGCCGAAGCTGATCCATGGCCACAACAGCGCACTGACCAAGGCCGGCAAGACCAGCGCCAAGGTGGGTTGGCGGTTGCCGGTCAAGGCGCTGAGCCACAGTTGCACCAACTGGGCCAGACCGAAGATCACCAGGATGACCAGGCACTGCTGCCACATCGGGAACATACGCAGGCGTTGCTGCAACGACAGCACCAAGAATGTAATCAGCGTAAGAATCAACGCGTTCTGCCCGAGCAACGTGCCATACATCACGTCCTCAGCCAGCCCCAGGCACATCGCAGTGACCATGCCGACCTTGTGCGGCAGGGCCAGGGCCCAGAATGCCAGGAGCAATGCCAGCCATAGCGGGCGTAGGATTTCCATGAATTGCGGCATCGGCGAAACGCTGAGCAGCATACCGATGGCGAATGTCAACCAGACCATCCAGCCATTGCGTGAATGAGTACCGGCCATTATTGCGCCCCCTGTCGAGTGGTTGCCGGCGTGGGCGCCGCAGCAGGCGCAGTCGCCGCTGGTTTGACTGGCCGAGCAGGTTGGGCCACCGGCTTGGCCGGTGTCGCGGCAGCAGGCGTAGCAGGTACAACCGGTGTCGCCACAGGTGCCGCTGGCTTGGGTACGGTTGCCGGGATGATCGGCGTCGCAGTGCCGTCTTGCTTGTCTTGTGCTTCCTGGGCTTGGGCGGCGTCGTTGGCGCGCTCTTCCGGCGTGCGCGTGTCACTGAACACCAGCAACAGGTAGCGGCTGCGGTTCAGCGCAGCCGTTGGCACCGCACGCACAATCGCAAAGGGCTGCCCGGAATCGTGGATCACTTCCTTGACCGTCGCCACCGGGTAGCCTGCCGGGAACCGCTGGCCAAGACCGGAGCTGACCAGCAGGTCGCCTTCCTTGATGTCGGCGGTGTCCGCCACATGCCGCAGCTCCAGGCGCTCGGGGTTACCCGTACCGCTGGCAATCGCCCGCAGGCCATTGCGGTTGACCTGCACCGGAATGCTGTGGGTGGTGTCGGTGAGCAGCAGCACGCGGGAGGTATAGGGCATCAACTCAACCACCTGGCCCATCAGGCCACGGGCATCGAGCACCGGTTGGCCAAGGACCACGCCATCGCGCTCGCCCTTGTTGATGATGATGCGGTGGGTGAAGGGGTTGGGGTCCATGCCGATCAACTCGGCCACTTCGACCTTTTCGTTGACCAACGCGGAAGAATTGAGCAACTCGCGCAGCCGGACGTTCTGTTCGGTCAGGGCCGCCAGCTTTTGCATGCGCCCCTGCAACAGCAGGTTTTCGGTCTTGAGTTTTTCGTTCTCGGCCACCAGTTCGGTACGGCTGCCAAATTGGCTGGCCACACCTTGCCATAGCCGTTGCGGCAGGTCAGTGATCCAGTAGGACTGCATCAATACCAGCGACATCTGGCTACGCACTGGCTTGAGCAGTGTGAAGCGGGCATCGACCACCATCAGTGCGACCGATAGCACGACCAGCACCAACAAGCGCACGCCCAATGAGGGGCCTTTAGCGAAGAGCGGTTTAATAGGCCGCTCCTCCCGGGCAGATATTCTCTTTATTCATACGGCATCAAACCGGCCTGGATGCAGATTGAAGAAGATAAACGCCAACAGGCAGCACTGCAAAGTGCTGCCTGTTGGCGAAACATGGCGCAACCAACGATCTTATTCGCTGGAGAGCAGGTCCATGGTGTGTTTATCCATCATTTCCAGTGCACGACCACCGCCACGGGCCACGCAGGTCAGCGGGTCTTCGGCGACAATCACCGGCAGGCCGGTTTCCTGGGCCAGCAGCTTGTCGAGGTCGCGCAGCAAGGCGCCGCCACCGGTCAGCACCAGGCCACGCTCGGCGATATCGGAAGCCAGTTCCGGCGGCGATTGCTCCAGGGCGCTTTTTACCGCCTGAACGATGGTGGCCAGGGACTCTTGCAGAGCTTCCAGCACTTCATTGGAGTTCAAGGTAAAGGCACGCGGAACGCCTTCGGCCAGGTTGCGACCGCGCACATCGACTTCGCGCACTTCGCCGCCCGGATAAGCGGTACCGATTTCCTGCTTGATGCGCTCGGCGGTGGATTCGCCGATCAGGCTGCCGTAGTTACGGCGCACATAAGTGATGATTGCTTCGTCGAAGCGGTCGCCGCCAACCCGTACGGATTCGGCATACACCACCCCATTGAGGGAGATCAGGGCGATTTCAGTGGTACCACCACCGATATCCACCACCATCGAACCGCGCGCTTCTTCAACCGGCAGGCCGGCACCGATGGCCGCAGCCATTGGTTCTTCGATCAGGAACACTTCGCGGGCACCGGCGCCAAGGGCCGATTCACGGATGGCACGACGCTCCACCTGGGTGGATTTGCATGGAACGCAGATCAGCACACGAGGGCTGGGCTGCAGGAAACTGTTTTCGTGAACCTTGTTGATGAAGTACTGCAGCATCTTCTCGCAGACGCTGAAGTCGGCGATCACGCCGTCTTTCATCGGACGAATGGCGGCAATGTTGCCAGGTGTGCGGCCGAGCATACGCTTGGCCTCGGTGCCCACGGCAACGACACTTTTCTGATTACCATGGGTCCGAATGGCCACAACCGATGGCTCATTCAGGACGATACCGCGCTCGCGCACGTAAATAAGGGTGTTGGCAGTGCCCAGGTCGATGGAAAGATCGCTGGAAAACATGCCACGCAGTTTCTTGAACATGGGAAAGGGACCCTAGGCAACGCGTGGGTAAAAAAGTGCGGCAAACTCTAACAACGACAGGGATTTTGGGCAAGGCGCCAATGTGCTAAATTGGCCGACTTTCTGTGCACCTAACCCCACAATCGCGGCCTTATGACCGTAGAAATGCGGTAGTGTTCCGACAATCTAACACACGGATAGCTTCCGTTCTGTTTTCCACTGGAGAATCCCATGGCGCTTGAACGCTCCGACGTGGAAAAAATCGCTCATTTGGCCTGCCTGGGCCTCAATGAAGCCGATCTTCCACAGACCACCGCAGCCCTGAACAGCATTCTCGGGCTGGTCGACCAGATGCAAGCGGTGAATACCGACGGCATCGAACCCCTGGCCCACCCACTGGAAGCCAGCCAGCGCCTGCGCGCAGACGTCGTGACCGAACGCAATAATCGCGAGGCCTACCAGTCCATCGCACCAGCGGTCGAAAACGGCCTGTACCTGGTTCCGAAAGTCATCGACTAAAGGGAAAGAGCCTGCAATGCATCAATTGACTCTGGCCGAGATCGCCCGCGGTCTCGCCGACAAAAAGTTTTCTTCCGAAGAGCTGACCAAGGCCCTCCTGGCGCGTATCGCCGAGCTGGATCCGAAGGTCAACAGCTTCATCAGCCTCACCGAGGAGCTGGCCCTGGGCCAGGCCAAGGCCGCCGACGCCCGTCGCGCCAACGGTGAAAACGGCGCGCTGCTGGGTGCGCCGATCGGTCACAAGGACCTGTTCTGCACCCAGGGCATCCGCACCAGCTGCGGCTCGAAGATGCTCGACAACTTCAAGGCGCCCTATGACGCCACGGTCGTCGCCAAGCTGGCCGAAGCCGGGGCCGTGACCCTGGGCAAGACCAACATGGACGAATTCGCCATGGGCTCGGCCAACGAATCGAGCTACTACGGCGCGGTGAAAAACCCGTGGAACGCGGAGCACGTGCCCGGCGGTTCGTCCGGTGGTTCGGCCGCAGCCGTTGCCGCGCGCCTGCTGCCGGCCGCTACGGCCACCGATACCGGCGGCTCGATCCGCCAGCCCGCCGCCTTCACCAACCTCACCGGCCTGAAACCGACCTACGGTCGCGTTTCCCGCTGGGGCATGATTGCCTACGCGTCCAGCCTCGACCAGGGCGGCCCGTTAGCCCGCACCGCCGAAGACTGCGCAATATTGTTACAAGGCATGGCCGGCTTCGACGCGAAGGACTCCACCAGCATCGATGAGCCGGTGCCGGACTACAGCGCCAGCCTCAATACCTCGCTCAAAGGCCTGCGTATCGGCGTGCCGAAAGAGTATTTCAGCGCCGGCCTCGACCCGCGTATCGCCGAACTGGTGCACAACAGCATCAAGGAGCTGGAAAAACTCGGCGCGGTGATCAAGGAAATCAGCCTGCCGAACAACCAGCACGCGATTCCTGCTTATTACGTGATTGCCCCGGCCGAAGCCTCCTCCAACCTGTCGCGTTTCGACGGCGTGCGCTTTGGCTATCGTTGTGAAGATCCGAAAGACCTCACCGACCTGTACAAACGCTCCCGCGGCGAAGGCTTCGGCGTGGAGGTACAGCGCCGGATCATGGTCGGGGCCTACGCCTTGTCGGCTGGCTACTACGATGCTTACTACCTCAAGGCGCAAAAGATCCGGCGCCTGATCAAGAACGACTTCATGGCTGCCTTCAATGAAGTCGACCTGATCATCGGCCCAACCACGCCGAACCCGGCCTGGAAGATCGGCGCCAAGACCGGCGACCCGATCGCCGAGTACCTGGAAGACCTGTACACCATCACCGCCAACCTCGCGGGCTTGCCGGGCTTGTCCATGCCAGCCGGTTTCGTCGATGGCCTGCCGGTGGGCGTGCAGTTGCTTGCCCCGTATTTCCAGGAAGGCCGCTTGCTCAATGTGGCGCACCAGTACCAGTTGAACACTGACTGGCACACTCGCACCCCAACCGGCTTCTGAGGAGAACACTATGCAATGGGAAGTTGTGATCGGGCTGGAGATTCATACCCAGCTCGCCACCCAATCGAAGATTTTCTCCGGTAGCGCCACCACGTTCGGCTCAGAGCCCAACACCCAGGCCAGCCTGGTAGACCTGGGCATGCCTGGCGTATTGCCAGTGTTGAACCAGGAAGCGGTGCGCATGGCGGTGATGTTCGGCCTGGCGATTGACGCCGAAATCGGCCAGCACAACGTGTTCGCGCGCAAGAACTACTTCTATCCGGACCTGCCCAAGGGCTACCAGATCAGCCAGATGGAATTGCCGATCGTCGGCAAGGGCTACCTGGATATCCCCCTGGAAGACGGCACCATCAAACGTGTGGGCGTGACCCGTGCGCACCTGGAAGAAGATGCCGGCAAGAGCCTGCATGAAGAATTCAATGGCGCCACCGGCATCGACCTGAACCGCGCTGGCACGCCGCTGCTGGAGATCGTGTCCGAGCCGGACATGCGCAGTGCCAAGGAAGCAGTGGCCTACGTCAAGACCATCCACGCACTGGTGCGCTACCTGGGGATTTGCGACGGCAACATGGCCGAAGGCTCCCTGCGTTGCGACTGCAACGTGTCGGTGCGGCCTAAAGGCCAGGTTGAGTACGGCACCCGCTGCGAGATCAAGAACGTCAACTCGTTCCGTTTCATCGAAAAAGCGATCAACACCGAAGTGCGTCGCCAGATCGAGCTGATCGAAGACGGCGGCAAGGTGATCCAGCAGACGCGCCTGTACGACCCGAACAAAGACGAAACCCGCGCCATGCGCAGCAAGGAGGAAGCCAACGACTACCGTTACTTCCCCGATCCGGACCTGTTGCCGGTGGTCATCGAGGATTCGTTCCTAAATGACGTGCGCGCCACCCTGCCGGAATTGCCACCGCAAAAACGCGAACGCTTCCAGGCGCAGTTCGGCCTGTCGGTGTATGACGCCAGCGTCCTGGCATCGAGCCGCGAGCAGGCCAACTACTTCGAAAAAGTCGTGAGCATCGCGGGCGACGCCAAGTTGGCGGCCAACTGGGTCATGGTCGAACTGGGTAGCCTGTTGAACAAACAGGGCCTGGAAATCGACGAAGCCCCGGTCTCGGCCGAACAACTGGGCGGCATGTTGCTGCGCATCAAGGACAACACCATCTCCGGCAAAATCGCCAAGACTGTGTTTGAGGCCATGGCCAGCGGTGAAGGCAACGCCGACGAGATCATCGAGAAGCGCGGCCTCAAGCAAGTCACCGACAGCGGCGCCATCTCGGCCGTTCTTGATGAAATGCTCGCAGCCAATGCGGAGCAGGTCGAACAGTACCGTGCGGCCGACGAAGCCAAGCGCGGCAAGATGTTCGGCTTCTTTGTGGGCCAGGCGATGAAGGCCTCCAAAGGCAAGGCCAACCCGCAACAGGTGAACGAATTGCTCAAGAGCAAGCTCGAAGGCTGAT
The Pseudomonas hygromyciniae genome window above contains:
- a CDS encoding carbon-nitrogen hydrolase family protein, with protein sequence MSFAVIQMVSQSDVLANLAQARRLLEQAAAEGAQLAVLPENFAAMGRRDVAAIGRAEALGEGPILPWLKLAARDLNLWIVAGTLPLPPQDHPDAKSNACSLLIDAQGQIVARYDKLHLFDVDVADARGRYRESDDYAYGNHVVVADTPVGRLGLTVCYDLRFPELYSELRAAGAELITAPSAFTAVTGAAHWDVLIRARAIETQCYLLAAAQGGVHPGPRETYGHGAIVDPWGRVLAQQDQGEAVLLAERDSSEQASIRARMPVAGHRRFFSQGAQRPASER
- a CDS encoding YhdP family protein, giving the protein MERLPRFFAALTRWGLGLCALLLVLAAVYVSLGRELTPLVAEYRGEVEVKAQAAIDMPLSIGSLEGRWSGFAPVLLAHDVMVGEGSSAVRLDQVQVVPDLWASLLAWDVRIAHLEVSGLQLSVKEDQDGHWALQGLPVQDDQPLDPEQLLKRMQAVAKVSLLDSQVTLQPFEQAPLTLTYVGLSLQTGATRQRLDARLTLPDGQPLALSLRTRIRASQWRDGEVQAYLSLPQSNWAQWIPAKLTRDWKLSELKAGGEFWLTWANGTLQSAATRLNAPQVKVRYAQRKPTSIQNLGLTAYLQRSDSGLKVVFDSLAMNLGDTRWESHLQLQQTLATDKAQEIWNLQADRLDLTPITPLLNALAPLPEGFAKTVEALKATGVLRNVLVDYRPQEEGDQRVSFAANLDRVGFDAYFGAPAARNVSGSISGDLGQGELRMDSKDFVLHLDPIFAKPWQYIQANARLTWKLDKQGFTLIAPYIKVLGEEGKVAADFLIRLHFDHSQEDYMDLRVGMVDGDGRFTPKYLPAVLSPALDEWLRTAILKGAVEEGFFQYQGSLNHDALTAARNISLFFKVHDAELAFQPGWPHVSKVAGEVFVEETGVRILASKGQLLDTKVKDIYVNIPHALPGHDSHLLLTGGFAGGLGDGLKILQDAPIGTASTFAGWKGEGDLQGSLDLDIPLAKGAEPKIVVDFKTDKARLQLAEPTLDLNQLKGEFRFDSAKGLSGQNISAQAFDRPITAQIAAGGKPGNLSTRVTAKGQVTVKRLTDWLKVSQPLPVSGDIPYQLQLDLDGADSQLRVSSNLKGVAVDLPAPFGMPASQGRESVFRMTLQGAERRYWFDYGELANFTFAAPADNFAQGRGELFLGDGDALLPGGKGLRIRGVLSELDIDPWKKLVERYAGNDPGGNAKQLLSSADFKIGKLTGFGTQFDQVTLKLDRKPAAWGLQLDSQQAKGTVGLPDAKGAPIAINLQYVKLPAVDPTIQADENAPDPLASINPKDIPALDIAIAQLFQGPDLIGAWSLKVRPTAKGMAFNNLDLGLKGMQLKGAGGWEGAPGASNSWYKGRLDGKNIADVLKGWGFAPTVTSQDFHLDVDGRWPGSPAWVGPKRFSGSLDASFRKGQFVEVEGGAQALRVFGLLNFNSIGRRLRLDFSDLLGKGLSYDRVKGLLAASNGVFVTREPIILTGPSSNLELNGTLDLVADRVDAKLLVTLPVTNNLPIAALIVGAPAIGGALFLIDKLIGDRVSRFASVQYKVEGPWKDPKITFDKPFEKPQ
- the rng gene encoding ribonuclease G, with protein sequence MSEEILINITPMESRVAVVENGVLQEVHVERTQKRGIVGNIYKGKVVRVLPGMQAAFVDIGLDRAAFIHASEISLREGPAVESISALVHEGQSLVVQVTKDPIGSKGARLTTQLSIPSRYLVYMPRTAHVGISLKIEDEGERERLKKVVSDCVAAEGIKEAGGFILRTAAEGAGADEILMDIRYLRRLWDQIAAQIKTIGAPSVIYEDLGLALRTLRDLVSPKIEKIRIDSRETFQRTTQFVAELMPEIADRLEHYPGERPIFDLYGVEDEIQKALERKVPLKSGGYLVVDPAEAMSTIDVNTGAFVGHRNLEETIFKTNLEAATAIARQLRLRNLGGIIIIDFIDMEDEEHQRQVLRTLEKQLERDHAKTNIIGITELGLVQMTRKRTRESLEQVLCEPCSSCQGRGKLKTPETVCYEIFREILREARAYQAEGYRVLANQKVVDRLLDEESGNVAELEGFIGRTIRFQVETMYSQEQYDVVLL
- a CDS encoding Maf family protein, with amino-acid sequence MHALYLASGSPRRRELLTQIGVPFTVVNAAIDETPLGNESPAAYVERLARGKAAAGLATLADSANTCVLGADTAVILDGRILGKPLDQADALAMLLALSDREHEVLTAIAVLDGQRCETRLVSSRVRFRKISTHEATTYWHSGEPQDKAGGYAIQGLAAVFVAGLNGSYSAVVGLPVCETAELLSHFGIPCWQHLSVR